The following coding sequences lie in one Notolabrus celidotus isolate fNotCel1 chromosome 6, fNotCel1.pri, whole genome shotgun sequence genomic window:
- the LOC117814542 gene encoding NADH-cytochrome b5 reductase 2, with translation MDQSLLIPVVGAASVVVVSALYFLLRGSTGEKKKKLPVTLQDPTAKYPLPLINKQEISHDTKKFRFGLPSSNVILGLPVGQHVYLSAKVNGSLVVRAYTPVSCDDDQGYVDLVVKVYYKNTHPSFPEGGKMSQYLDNMAIGDSIDFRGPSGLLIYKGNGHFSIRPDKKSEPKVRKFKHIGMIAGGTGITPMLQLIRSITADPADNTKCSLIFANQTEKDILLREELEEVKKNHPDKVHLWFTLDKPPQDWSYSSGFVTQDMIKDHLPAPSSDALVVLCGPPPMIQYACLPNLDKLGHKTENIFAY, from the exons ATGGATCAGAGCTTG CTGATTCCGGTGGTGGGAGCTGCTTCTGTGGTGGTTGTGTCAGCACTGTACTTCCTGCTCCGAGGCTCtacaggagagaagaagaagaagctgcctGTGACTCTGCAGGACCCTACAGCCAAATATCCTCTCCCCCTCATAAACAAACAG gaaATCAGCCACGACACAAAGAAATTTCGGTTTGGCCTTCCGTCTTCAAATGTGATCCTGGGACTTCCAGTAG GTCAGCATGTGTACCTGTCAGCCAAGGTGAACGGCAGTCTGGTGGTCAGAGCCTACACTCCAGTCTCCTGTGATGATGACCAGGGCTATGTGGACCTCGTGGTCAAG GTGTACTACAAGAACACCCACCCGTCCTTCCCAGAGGGAGGGAAGATGTCTCAGTACCTGGACAACATGGCGATAGGAGACAGCATTGACTTCAGAGGACCCAGTGGGCTGCTTATCTATAAGGGAAACG GACACTTTTCCATCCGACCGGACAAGAAGTCAGAGCCGAAAGTTCGGAAATTCAAGCACATTGGAATGATCGCTGGAGGAACAG GTATCACTCCTATGCTGCAGTTAATACGCAGCATCACAGCTGACCCTGCTGACAACACCAAGTGCTCCCTCATATTTGCCAACCAG ACTGAGAAGGACATCCTGCTgagggaggagctggaggaggtgaagaagaacCATCCTGACAAAGTTCATCTCTGGTTCACGCTGGACAAACCTCCACAGG ATTGGAGCTATAGTTCAGGGTTTGTAACCCAAGACATGATCAAGGACCACCTCCCCGCTCCGTCCAGTGACGCCCTTGTAGTCCTGTGCGGTCCTCCACCAATGATCCAGTACGCCTGTCTGCCAAATCTGGACAAGCTGGGACACAAGACAGAGAACATTTTTGCATACTAG